Below is a window of Heteronotia binoei isolate CCM8104 ecotype False Entrance Well chromosome 14, APGP_CSIRO_Hbin_v1, whole genome shotgun sequence DNA.
aaactgcagcgggtgcagaacgccacggccccccacgcagccccggcccTATTCCgtaagaaaaaggatggggggctgaggctttgcacagattttcgtgggataaacgggatttcccgATCCCACTGATAAAGgacctattgaacactgtggccgaggggaaaattttcaccaaactcgacctccgcgacgcatacttccgcgtgcggattaaagagggggacgagtggaaaacggccttcaacacacccatgggacaattcgAATACTTAGTAATGCCCTTTGGACTCCAAGGGGcgccaggggtgttcatgaactttatcaatgaggtgttGAGAGAGTTTTTGTACAAGGGgggggtggtgtacctggatgacatcattatttattctaaggaccttgaatcgcatgtaccattggtgagaaaagtgttaaccaccctgtgtaagaacaaattgtatgctaaactgtcaaaatgtgagttccacaaaacggaactagactatctgggGTTTCGGGTGTCCGGGGAGGGACTAGCGATGGATCCCGCAAAAATCCAggcggttctagattgggaaccccctcgaacccgacggcagctacaatcatttctcgggttcgcaaatttttaccgcggattcattaaggggttcgcccgggtaatgctccccctcaccgAGCTCCTCAAGACGAAGGGAAAAGGGgatgaggcgaaaaaacccggcgcacgcctaacgtggacgccggagtgccaccaGGCTTTTAAGGAACTCAAACAACTATTCACCTCTGAACCGatactggctcaccccaatgaactgaagccctttgtggtgcaatgcgacgcctccgacgtcgccgtaggagccatattaatgcaaagaaatgaggagggggaactccgtcCCTGTGCATACATCTCACACAAATTCTCAAAtgaacagaggaattggtcagtgtgggacaaagaggcttttgcagtaatgttCGCCCTCAAAACGTGgagatcctggctagagggagccagAGTCCCCTTCgagatttggaccgatcacaaaaacctagaggccctcACCGGCCACCGTAAACTAACTGCAAAACAGattcggtgggcggggttctttgccaaattcgacttcgtgctgaaacacattcccggcaccaaaaactttttggctgacgcgctattgcgcatgccccagcacgagagccagagggaggaagtgattgactctctcattcccccctccgccGTCGCAGGGGGGGTCACTACTCGCTCCGGAAAGCAAACCGGAGTCCCAGACCCACGACAGAAGGAACGCTTCGCCACAGAAACAGAGTTAGAGGGGCCAGAGCGACCCGATGGGCTagagaaaggagaaggggggctctggtttcacaaagggaaaatttacgtgCCGAAATCTCTAAGAAAAGAGGTCCTGGAGCAGAGCCACTCCAGCCGGCTAGCCGGCCACTTTGGATACGTAAAAACCCTCAATCTGATTActcggcaattctggtggccaaaatTAAAAAGAGATGTTTCTGAGTTTGTGCTAGcctgccccacctgcatcatgtCCAAGCgaagggggggaagccaccgGGTCACTTGGTTCCCCTCCCAACGGCAAGCCGCCCCTGGGCAGTAGTTTcgatggactttatcgtagaacTCCCAtctcaagggaaaacggtgatattagtggtggtagacacgttttccaaacaagcccacttcatcccctgcaaaaaactccccacgGCCAAGAAATTAGCCCAGctattctttaatcacgtggtccgcctacactcgttcatacaaggtcattagtgaccgcgggccacagttcattgccaacttctggcgggagttttgtaaactagccgggattgagcaggggcttagctccgcgtaccatccgcagacggacggacagacggagagagtgaacgggcttctcgaacaGTACTTGAGATGCTTTATCAATTACCAACAGACAAATTGGGTGGAACtactccccttcgcagaatatgggtacaataacagccttcattcctccaccaaaacctctcccttccaaatagtcaacggTTACGAAGGGAAGCCCTTTCCCAACCTTCCCTTGCCATCCGGATCTCCGGAGCCCACTtcatgtcaacaatggtgggaaggtgtgcaggaggggtggagggtgattcaagaaaacctggaggaggcgaaGAAGGAGTACAAGCGGCattttgacaaaaagcacgcccCCCAATGGGAACTAAAAGAGGGGGAGACTGTCTTTCTGTCCACAAAGAACTTGCCCCTCCCGCAGGGGTGCCGTAAACTCGCTCTAAAATACCTGGGACCCTTTAAgataaaaaaggttatcaacaagGTGACTGTAGAATTAGAACTGCCCAAatccttgagtaagatccaccctgtttttcattgcagccttcttcgcaaagatcctggagctacgttcTTCCATCCTCGCCCTCCGGAACCGCCTCCAAccttagtgaagggtcagagtcaccatgaggtgcaggaggtttTAGATTCCAAAGTTCAACGGGgtgtgttgtactaccttatTAGGTGGAAGTATTTCCCCCcgagttgtgatgaatgggtaaaggcTAGTGATGTATCTGCTCCTCAACTGCTCAAAagattccacctactgtacccacacaagcccaaggcgaagagctaagggggggcagtatgtcagaacttgtaacttttgctctatctgccttgaccaaaccgactccatgctgtaacctaacactaacatAGAGTGCCTAATCTCAGTAATTAACCCTGCCCTCttagctatgccaaatatttagggcagtagagcaggcgacagatagtctctgcttaacatccacaggtgccctttgaagacaggccgtttggccttcaccacaggggaacatcctcccttctgataacgaatgctgggaaaagagacacttgtctgtaaccgtgtgaatgatagctttattgtgctttgctgatggcttaaaatgtaaccaactgccaagaattggcattactgttatctcgttgctctagtactgtagttcttcaataaagatcctaactttgtaacaagtcttggaatctTCTGAAGTTCGTCCCAGTTCTGACACACCCATTCGGATGAGCATGTGGCCGGTGCTtcgtggcctgcactggctgcctatagagtactggatccgcttcaaggtgttagttctgacttttaaagccttacgggGCCTGGGACCAGCATCTTCTTGtatatgccctggaggtcgcttcattcagcctcccaggataggctgactgtccccggcccaaaagatgcccatcttgcctctaccggggccaggtccttttcggtcctggccccaacctgatggaatcagctgcctatagagatctgggccctacctagcttactagcctttcgtagggcttgtaaaacggagttgttccgccaggtcttcggGTGAGGCGGTGGGCATTTGCCCATTAGATCGGTCagcctcccctactgtatataCTGTATATCCTATTGTGCTGACTGgctgcactgtccagctgcaccatctcatcaaaaCTGTTCTGCCGAGCTTtttgtttatggaataattgtaattgcttttattaatatatgattttaatgtgattttatcatgttgtgccccgccctgagcccccacggggaatgggcggaatgtAAAGAAActattcaaaataataataattaataataatttgcATTAAAAATAAGCCTCTTTTATTTGTGTTTTGCAGATAATGGAACAGTCCAAGTGGAGCCCAATCTTCTTTATAAATTCTACATGTGTACAGTTTTCCCAGCAAGGTTAAGTGGAACCTCTACCCCTTCCCACTCCCACAATTCCAGGAGGTTATTTTATTACATCCCAATTGGTAGAATTCTGCATTAGGGCTTTTTATATGTGCAACCAGAAACAAAATGTGCAGTTCTACAGAGGGAAATATGCCATTTCAAAAGAATGTTCGTGCAGTCCAACAAAATTCAAGTCATGCAAAACTTCTATTATGCTGAGCTCTTGTTATACAAGACAAGGTTACAATCTAAAAACTAAAATAAGTAGTCAGCCTCCAAACTTCAAACCATGATCAGGTAGATCCATTTCTCTGGGCCCTGCCAAAGGCAATTCCTGAAGACTTCTTTAGTACAGACTATTCTCCAATGCAGTCAGTACATGTtaagaatgaagtttgagtccagtgacacctttaagaccaacagagtgtaatctgggtgtaagctttcatgtgcatgtacacttcttcaggcTACTGAACTgagtatgtcaggggtggccaaactgcagcctgggagccacatgtggctcatacacacatattatgtggctctcagagcccccatcaccccactggccagcttagagaaggcatttgtctctctaaatcacttttcgaagccaagccagtcagcagcttggagaatgcatttaaagctgctttctttccaccactctctCCCCCCATCAATATGCTTCCCTCTCTCCTGGTCTTTGtggcctctcaaacatctgacattcatgtcttgcagctctctgatgtatattctgtgtggctcttacattaagcaagtttggcctccccggTGTATGTTAAGGTTCAACTAATTTATTCTCTTTGTTGTAGTTTATGAATTTATATGATCTAAGGATTAATATTTCTTTGACTTCCTGGTTGTTCCCAGAGGATTTGATGCAGTCTGTGTGTTCTGAGGGTTCACTTTTATTTCCCCCTCCTACATACTGTTTATATTTTATATCACATTATTTTTCTTTAGCAATTGCAGCCTCAGAAATTGCTTATCAAGGAGCAGAGAACGGTGCCAGCAGAGTGGGAAATGGtaaccctttcctcccctcctgttTTCTCACTAGAAAAAGACAACCACAGATCCTTTAAGCCCCAGTATATGCGtgcgtggggggtgggggtggggatacaGGTACTCATAAATTTTCCTTGGCAAAAGTAAACATattggtgggtgggtgtgttagaaaactgcaaggaaggaaagggttaaacaggggtgtcaatctcatttgttatgagggccggatctgacataaatttaaccttgttgggccaggccatgcatgtcataaaatataatgccaggtaggggagatataaactttataaaggacacagacaaacacgcacactcagcctaacccacctcactaGCTTGTTgcgcctcagccaacagaatgaagagaggcttggctcagtaactctcctgtgcaattgagagagcctgcaaaGTTAGCCGATTTGGCCTTTGGGCCACATGTGTAATACCCCTGGGTTAaagcttccctctctccccatgcAGTTCTCTCCCTAGATAAAGCAACCCCagaggctggtttttttttttttttttaaaccctctaaAATAAATAGGGTCTGTTTGGTTAAATTCCTTGTTCTAAGGATTTTTTGTTCCCCTAGACTTCTAAAAGTCTTGGAATATAATTCTAAGTGACAACACACTGCAGCAGAGAGTGCTACATGCATGGATTCCAATCTCATACCAGTGTGGAATTCTAAATGTTCTTTTCAAAAATACCCTGTCATGTATGCTGGATAACTCAGTAGTTGCAGCTGGAACTTTGGAACTGATCTAAATAAAAGTTTGATGATCATCAAATCAGAAACAGGCAAAGAGCCAGGTGAAGGCTGGACAGCAAGACGACCACGGAGCCACGTCCGACCGGAGCTTGGTTGCACCGCAGTGTTGAAGAAGGCATATCTTTAACCAAGGAGTCCTCGTAATGAGGAGGGGATTGGCATGTATAGTCATGAGGCCAGTCGGCCAGTAAGGACAGCTTGCTTGCCAAGTCCTGGAGCTGCTGGGTATAAGGACAAGAGCAATTATAGAGATTGTGGCCGGCTTTTAAGACCTTCAAGTGCCTCAGCTGCAGCAGGCTCTGGCTAGGCAGATGTGAGATCTGGTTTTGATCGACACTGAGGACTTCCAGATGAGGGAGATTCTCGACTGAGGGGATTGCCTGCAGACTGTTATTGGACAGGTAGAGTTCTTTCAAGGCAGGAAGTGAGAGATCAAGGGTAAAGATGTTGTTGGCGCTCAAGTCTAAGGTCTCCAGGTTGGGTGGCAGAGACCATTCCACATGTTCTAGCCCTGTGCTGGACAAGTTGAGAACCCGAAGGGTCTGAGGCCACGTGCACTCGGAGGAGGGCGAGAATCCAGGCAGGAAATCGTTCCGACTGAGGTCTAAGTGAGTGAGCATGCTGAGGGCAACAACTGCCTCGCACGCAGCATCGTAAGAGCTCAGCTGGTTGTGGTGGAGTTTTAACACCTGGAGTGCTGGGAAAGCTCCCAGGCAGAATGAAGACCTGATGCTCTTGTCCTGGAAATGGTTTCCTGAAACATCAAGGAAATGCAATCCAGTGAACACCTGGCTGATTTCGCATGGGATGGAGGTGACCTGTGATTCGGTGAGTGTCAAATTCTTCAGGGTCTCCAGCCATCTTGTCAGACCGGTCAAATCATTGCGCCTGTCAGCCAGAGACTCAGCTGTCACTTTGTGGAAACGCAGAGAGGAAACCTGCAGCAGGGAAGGCCCATCTTTGTAACGCCGGCCGGCTGTCCTAAGGAAAGTGCAGTTTACAAATTCGATTTCTGAGAGCAGAGGAGGATGGGAAACAAATTCCAGAGCTCCTGGCAATTGAATCTCTGGTACAACGAGGTCTGTAAAGATGAGCTTGCGGACTTCCAGGGCCTGGAGAATATCGATAATGTATGGAGATGGTGTCATTTCTGAAAACATGGCAAATTTTTCCAGGTTTCCGCCTCGAAGCTCGTATGTGGTGGCTTGCAAGCATTCCAAAACGTTTTCAGTCTCTGACTCCTCCAGCAGTGAACAAACGCAGAGTTTTTCAGACTCAAAAAACCCACAGTTGCCTTTTGCCTTGGGGAGTTTCAGTCCCAGGAGAAGGAGGGACATAAAGGCCTGAGTTCTGCACATGATACCAAGCCTGGAAAAGAGAAGAATCACAGGAAATCTATGGCAGGAAGTTCAAAAATGATAACAGCCATTTATGTCCTTTGATGGATGTCAGACAGAACAAGAGGTAGCAAGTAGTAACTCAACCCTCTACAACTTTGTCTATCTGTGACTCCTGAACTACTTTCCCTGCAAGGGTGGgagcccccccaacccccccccccccaaaaaaaccctgacatTTGAGAGACTGCAAATACCCCCTTCCTTTCACGAATGGAATAGAAATGACGGCACCAGTGGTGCCTTTGTGACTTCTCCAGGCATTTCTGCAATCCCTGCTCTCATCTCAGAACTCTATGCGTGGTCagcaggcagggttgccagctctcagttggaaaatacctggagatttgagggtggagtctgggaaggacagggtttggaggcaggagggagctcagcaaggtataatgctatagagcagggggtggccaacggtagctccccagatgtttttggcctacaactcccatcagcctcagctattggccatgctggctggggctggtgggagttgaaggcaaaaaacatctggggagctaccgttggccacacctgctaTAAAGTctgcccttcaaaacagccattttttccaggggagctgatcttggtcatctggagatcaattgtaacagtggcactctccagatgccacctgaaGGACACAGTTTCCGGTCTCTTTTTATTATgtaagggacttcagtggggtgtttAATATtatagagtctatcctccaaagcagctgttttctccagggaactgatctctgttgcctgaaggtCAATTTTAATTCCAGTTCTCACCAGGCCTCACCTAGAATACACTAGTCATAAACTGAGtcgccagctttgggttgggaaattctcagagatttgggggtgggattctgggagatctccaggccccacacgGGGGATGCAACACTACGGAGAAGAAATCTGTGTCTACTTTAGTATATTAATGTCGCAATTTAAAGATACAGTATCAAAGTCTTGGATCACAATGATAACATACAATTTATACATCACAAAATGTAAAGCGTACCCAAATGTCCATTGCActtagggttgggaaatacctggagatttgggggtggaggctgaggaTGGCAGAGTTTGggcaggggaaggacctcaggagGGTATAACGCCACACAGcccaccttctgaagcagccattttctccgtcGTCTTTCTATCCAATGTAGGAGCGTTGGTCTCCAATATGAATTGTTTTAGTCATTTTCGAAGCTCGTTGAAGCctcgtgtcatgggtgctggggaccctgcagaagaagctgagcctgcagaagaaactgtgcccctgccacctgcacccgtgccccggccgcctactggagaagatccaagcccccaggcctcgccctctcgggtggctcatgtaCGTGACCGCCTGCGTCAGGATCTCAGGgaccggaggagggcggcacgctcacgagcaagacgctccctgagccctgagttttaaaaggatcctgcctcttctaggagtgaggatgcctgagtcccagcaggatcctggctgccctctgagtcagcaattaatccaaatgagcaacagccagcagagggctatatagctgtgggctttgggagaagactttgtggaagcaactagtcacttacctgacgttctagcatccacttcggcttctgactttggcttctggaccccgcCCCCCCCGACTTCGGCTCCTGGACCTTTGACTTGCGATACATGGACTGATTCGGTTTTGGTGTATTGGACCCTCAttgctccccagctacagaccttggactgcccctggactttgcctgaccctaCCCCAGCATGTGACACCTCGTGTGAAACGTGAATGCCCGTGTGGCTTTTCCTTACTGCTCTACCTTTTCACGTTACTCTTTTTGGTTGCTATAGCTTCCGGGTgggggctgaagatctcctggaattgcagccgatctccagacaacagagaccagtccccctggagaaaatagctgttttggaagatgcattctatggtattatatccccattgaagtcccaccccttccttccccaagctccacccccaaatctacaggaatttcccaacctagagttggtgTCCTGAGAGACTGACCACATGAGCAAACGGAAGAGAATAAATAACAGGAACTAAGTTCCATCTCTATATGATATTATCACTGCAATTCTGAACTACACGGGAGCCTCAATCCCGCCACACTGTGGGAAAAGCTGCCACTGAACTCCATATACATTTTGTTCTCCCTAGTGCGAATCATCTTTGGGATTATTTTGCTTCAGTTGGCAGATAGAAACTCAGATGATTTAATGCGTCtgcatttaaaaattaatatgccaaggaaatagggatgccagcctccaggtgagacctggggatcccctgaaattacagctcatctctagactagaggtcagttcctctggagaaaatggttgctttagaggggggactctgtggccttgtgccccactgaggtccctgccccccccctccagactccatccccaaatctccaggagttttccatccTGGATCTAGTAACACTGTCCCCCCATTCCCCACTGGTGGTCATCGGAAACCTTACAAGGAGATGGCTAAAACCCTTCTCTctaggttgccagttccaggtcaggaaattcctggagattttggcagtagagcctgaggagggtgggtttAGGAGCACTTCAGTGAGCtataatgctatacagtccaccttcccaaagcaaccattttctccagaggaactgattgttGTTGTCCAGTGACCAGTTGTGAcctcaggaaatctccagccaccacctggagactggcaaccctgtgtcCTGTCTGATGCTAGTTTTCAACATGCAGGGAATTGTTGTATTCTCTCATAGGAGCTACAGCTTGCCATCTGAAGTACTGCAGCCCAAACACAAACCTACAGTTGCCAACTACCTTGGTGAGAGATGGGGCCTAGACAAGGGAATTGCTGGTAGGAAGGTCAGAAAGCAAACCTGTTTTATTGCACCTGAGCCGTTAGCCATGTGTGGGTGGGAGTGTTATTGCAGTGTGGAGTTTAGGATATCAACATTTCTCTGGTGTTTTCTGCAAGAAGTGAGCTGACATTCCTCGTGACTCGTACTGTACTTAAATAATTGCTGTAGTAATACAGAGTCAAAGGAAACTCTCCCAGCAGGTGGTTTTTAGCATAAATGCACTCCTCCTGCAAACAACAGCTGACAACTTATGACTGAGCATGGTCCAGTCTCACAGAaaagcaggtctttttttgcTCATTTGCTGTTCCATCAGTTATAACTCTGTCGTATGACTCcaatttaaaaatcattttctggtttttttttttaaggaggacCCTTGCAGGGAAGGAAACAGATAATAAAACCAGAGAAGACATTCCTTTACCAGCCAGCCTTGCAAGAACACCCTTGGGTTATCATAAGCCAAATATTTTTGTTATTCCAGAGGCAGGATGCTAGAAGCAACCTCCGGCTTATGGCAAGAGACAAATGACACCTCAGCGTCAAAACAAAGAAGGACTCCCCTACCTCCTGTTCCAGCTTCCAGAATCCTTTTCTGCCCCAGAGAGGCTGGGTGAAATCTGCTTCCAAAGCGTCCTGATCTGGCAGAGTGGGCCCTTC
It encodes the following:
- the LOC132582725 gene encoding toll-like receptor 2, coding for MCRTQAFMSLLLLGLKLPKAKGNCGFFESEKLCVCSLLEESETENVLECLQATTYELRGGNLEKFAMFSEMTPSPYIIDILQALEVRKLIFTDLVVPEIQLPGALEFVSHPPLLSEIEFVNCTFLRTAGRRYKDGPSLLQVSSLRFHKVTAESLADRRNDLTGLTRWLETLKNLTLTESQVTSIPCEISQVFTGLHFLDVSGNHFQDKSIRSSFCLGAFPALQVLKLHHNQLSSYDAACEAVVALSMLTHLDLSRNDFLPGFSPSSECTWPQTLRVLNLSSTGLEHVEWSLPPNLETLDLSANNIFTLDLSLPALKELYLSNNSLQAIPSVENLPHLEVLSVDQNQISHLPSQSLLQLRHLKVLKAGHNLYNCSCPYTQQLQDLASKLSLLADWPHDYTCQSPPHYEDSLVKDMPSSTLRCNQAPVGRGSVVVLLSSLHLALCLFLI